A region of Polyangiaceae bacterium DNA encodes the following proteins:
- a CDS encoding CDP-alcohol phosphatidyltransferase family protein produces the protein MSTALRSRDDATSFLGAYALSKGPREVEEASDVIQRPLGYLLARLLERTPVSPNAVTGLSVLSAFGALACFVGQRPQLAAAFVLLTAVLDSTDGQLARMRKSASLSGRMLDGTADMVSGVCILTGAAWMLVAEHGTSPWRAGLVVLACFLTALTTSFQCSMFDHYKNLWLRMTLPGAAEPDDWESALLRRSRAGRVGPIQSFAWATYVSYLKGQVDSARRYDPWTRSRNLPPCDAERAARYRQEHAAVMRVWTLFFGFGTMLLGVAAASALDLLEAYVVFRLLVLNAIFYGPLRAAQRRASRITFEEGTTFASVAAVVPVGCEGERP, from the coding sequence GTGAGTACCGCGCTTCGCAGTCGTGACGACGCCACGAGCTTCCTCGGCGCGTATGCGCTGTCGAAGGGACCGCGCGAGGTCGAAGAGGCCAGCGACGTGATCCAGCGGCCGCTCGGCTATCTCCTGGCGCGTCTGCTCGAGCGAACGCCGGTCAGCCCCAACGCCGTGACTGGTCTGTCCGTGCTGAGCGCCTTCGGCGCGCTCGCGTGCTTCGTCGGGCAGCGGCCGCAGCTCGCGGCGGCGTTCGTCCTTCTCACGGCAGTCCTCGACAGCACCGACGGGCAGCTCGCCCGCATGCGCAAGAGCGCATCCCTCTCCGGACGCATGCTGGACGGAACCGCGGACATGGTCAGCGGAGTCTGCATCCTGACCGGCGCCGCCTGGATGCTCGTCGCCGAACATGGAACGTCGCCCTGGCGCGCCGGCCTGGTCGTGCTCGCCTGTTTCCTGACCGCGCTCACGACCTCGTTTCAGTGCTCGATGTTCGACCACTACAAGAACCTGTGGCTGCGCATGACGCTGCCGGGCGCCGCGGAGCCGGACGACTGGGAGAGCGCGCTCTTGCGGCGCTCGCGGGCGGGCCGAGTCGGACCCATCCAGAGCTTCGCCTGGGCGACCTACGTCTCCTACCTGAAGGGACAGGTGGACTCCGCGCGGCGCTACGACCCGTGGACCCGTTCTCGCAACTTGCCCCCTTGCGACGCGGAGCGGGCCGCCCGCTACCGCCAGGAGCACGCCGCCGTGATGCGCGTGTGGACGCTGTTTTTCGGCTTCGGGACCATGCTCCTGGGCGTGGCGGCTGCCAGCGCCCTCGACCTGCTCGAGGCCTACGTCGTGTTCCGTCTGCTGGTGCTGAACGCCATCTTCTACGGCCCCTTGCGGGCGGCGCAGCGCAGGGCGTCGCGCATCACGTTCGAAGAGGGGACCACGTTCGCGAGCGTCGCAGCCGTCGTGCCCGTGGGCTGCGAAGGGGAGCGGCCATGA
- a CDS encoding helix-turn-helix transcriptional regulator yields the protein MTPGDDSRGDRPPPLPAGLVVFHIDVPGSRLALLSYEVGECAELPPLSDAERAVMIAVLRGRSNAQIAAARGTATRTVANQVRRLFEKLGVRSRAELAARYRLEG from the coding sequence ATGACACCAGGGGACGACTCTCGGGGCGACCGCCCGCCACCGCTCCCGGCGGGGCTCGTGGTGTTCCACATCGACGTGCCGGGATCGCGCCTCGCTCTGCTCAGCTACGAAGTGGGCGAGTGCGCCGAGCTCCCGCCGCTGTCCGACGCCGAGCGTGCCGTCATGATCGCCGTGCTGCGCGGTAGGTCGAACGCGCAGATCGCCGCTGCCCGGGGCACGGCCACCCGCACCGTGGCGAACCAGGTCAGGAGGCTGTTCGAGAAGCTCGGCGTTCGCTCGCGAGCGGAGCTCGCGGCTCGGTATCGTCTGGAGGGCTGA
- a CDS encoding helix-turn-helix transcriptional regulator: MRDSLSCQGLGTLVAVRRVSAAEAAATWWQLLRGAWVELDRFDDGRGRRLVLARHDGVPARPWHRLSQREKSVVAAVAAGRSNRQIAALLGVSVSTVAGHLRSARKKLGDPRRVDLVREWGSGSVGEE; encoded by the coding sequence ATGCGCGACTCACTCTCGTGCCAGGGCTTGGGGACGTTGGTCGCCGTGCGCCGCGTTTCCGCAGCGGAGGCGGCCGCCACGTGGTGGCAGCTGCTGCGAGGGGCTTGGGTCGAGCTCGACCGCTTCGACGACGGGCGCGGGCGGCGGCTGGTGCTCGCGCGCCACGACGGAGTCCCAGCCAGGCCCTGGCATCGCCTCAGCCAGCGTGAGAAGAGCGTGGTGGCGGCGGTGGCCGCGGGGCGCTCGAATCGGCAGATCGCCGCCTTGCTCGGGGTCTCGGTGTCCACGGTCGCCGGACACCTGCGCAGTGCACGCAAGAAGCTCGGCGACCCGCGTCGCGTCGACCTGGTGCGGGAGTGGGGCTCTGGGTCTGTCGGGGAGGAGTAG
- a CDS encoding RpiB/LacA/LacB family sugar-phosphate isomerase encodes MIRQQGSHQGKRIFFGWDRHLLGQVDAYVAALGRFGPVLSIDAIDAAPHYLAASEWVCRNVAGAPRHAGVLICATGIGVSIAANKFRGIYAARCSSAEDAELSRTVNNCNVLCLAARSGLELNQQILSAFFAVPYEGRRLEQLELITTLEMERVSPLRLVGVGEPPSRRRVG; translated from the coding sequence ATGATCCGTCAGCAAGGCAGTCACCAGGGAAAGCGCATCTTCTTCGGCTGGGATCGTCACCTCTTGGGCCAGGTGGACGCCTACGTCGCAGCGCTCGGGCGCTTCGGTCCGGTGCTGTCCATCGACGCGATCGACGCTGCGCCGCATTACCTGGCTGCCAGCGAGTGGGTGTGCCGGAACGTCGCGGGGGCGCCCAGGCACGCGGGCGTGCTGATCTGCGCCACCGGTATCGGCGTATCCATCGCGGCCAACAAGTTCAGGGGGATCTACGCCGCACGCTGCTCGAGCGCCGAGGACGCCGAGCTGTCCCGGACGGTCAACAACTGCAACGTGTTGTGCCTCGCGGCCCGCTCCGGGCTGGAGCTGAACCAGCAGATCCTGAGCGCTTTCTTCGCGGTGCCCTACGAAGGCCGACGCCTGGAGCAACTCGAGCTGATCACCACGCTGGAGATGGAGCGGGTGAGCCCGTTGCGCCTGGTGGGAGTCGGCGAGCCACCGTCGCGCCGGCGCGTCGGTTGA
- a CDS encoding NTP transferase domain-containing protein, whose protein sequence is MKAVILAAGVSSRLRPHTDALPKCLLPVAGVPILRAALETLDAAGVHDVAIVSGYRERQLREAVRQWFPGRDVTFISNAAYASTNNCVSLLLAEGFVQGSELLLLDGDLVFDRAAIHALLRAPHANCLALRPAHDLGDEEMKAELDASLRVRVLSKDLDVARAAGESVGMFRFRSTRELYQHLRARIVDRGLVDEWYEAAFQEAIDAGLELYAVPIGGAYVSEIDTPEDLARVDRELRARAEALPRPRREPFWVGQAWGNDRRLLEQAARMGVSRVEADLMLCFSNGGYDGALMVHPGPLLPARTPEGHLAHSVAEVRERCGADVPRLEELLADLERFDLHAFVESKVPGTVARVRELLRPHAHRLTLISFDGDELREATASGLSTGCLMKHRPSAAAIEALRALYGFRVLLLDGWYLSPSTIAAAHALGLEVVAFDVPDERREVVREMGVDGVVTVSPK, encoded by the coding sequence ATGAAGGCCGTCATCCTCGCTGCGGGAGTCTCTTCGCGCCTGCGTCCGCACACCGACGCGCTGCCCAAGTGTCTCTTGCCCGTAGCAGGGGTCCCCATCCTGAGAGCCGCGCTCGAGACGCTGGACGCCGCCGGCGTGCACGACGTGGCCATCGTGTCGGGGTACCGCGAGCGTCAGCTCCGCGAAGCCGTGCGGCAGTGGTTCCCAGGACGCGACGTGACGTTCATCTCGAACGCGGCCTACGCCAGCACCAACAACTGCGTCTCCTTGCTGCTCGCGGAGGGCTTCGTCCAAGGCTCGGAGCTCCTGCTGCTCGACGGCGATCTGGTGTTCGACCGTGCGGCCATCCACGCGCTTTTGCGTGCCCCTCACGCCAACTGCCTGGCGCTGCGGCCCGCCCACGATCTGGGCGACGAAGAGATGAAGGCCGAGCTCGACGCCTCGCTGCGCGTGCGCGTCTTGTCCAAGGACCTCGACGTCGCTCGCGCCGCCGGCGAGTCGGTCGGCATGTTTCGCTTCAGGAGCACGCGCGAGCTGTACCAACACCTGCGCGCTCGCATCGTCGATCGCGGGCTCGTCGACGAGTGGTACGAAGCTGCGTTCCAGGAGGCGATCGACGCCGGCCTCGAGCTGTACGCCGTGCCCATCGGCGGCGCCTACGTCTCGGAGATCGACACGCCCGAAGACCTCGCGCGGGTGGACCGCGAGCTCCGGGCGCGGGCCGAGGCTCTGCCGCGGCCGCGGCGCGAGCCCTTCTGGGTCGGCCAGGCCTGGGGCAACGATCGCCGACTTCTCGAGCAGGCGGCTCGCATGGGCGTGAGCCGTGTCGAGGCCGACCTGATGCTGTGCTTTTCGAACGGAGGCTACGACGGCGCGTTGATGGTGCACCCGGGCCCGCTCCTGCCCGCTCGCACTCCGGAAGGTCACCTGGCCCATTCGGTGGCAGAGGTCCGCGAGAGATGCGGAGCCGACGTTCCTCGGCTGGAGGAGCTCCTCGCCGATCTCGAGCGCTTCGACCTGCACGCGTTCGTCGAGTCGAAGGTGCCCGGCACTGTCGCTCGCGTGCGGGAGCTGCTCAGGCCACATGCCCATCGTCTGACGCTGATCTCCTTCGACGGCGACGAGCTCCGCGAAGCGACGGCGAGCGGGCTCTCGACCGGGTGTTTGATGAAACACCGCCCGTCGGCCGCTGCCATAGAGGCTCTGCGCGCGCTCTACGGCTTCCGCGTGCTGCTGCTCGACGGCTGGTACCTCTCGCCGAGCACGATCGCCGCCGCGCACGCGCTCGGGCTCGAGGTCGTCGCGTTCGACGTTCCCGACGAGCGGCGAGAGGTGGTCCGGGAGATGGGGGTGGACGGCGTGGTGACGGTCTCGCCGAAATGA
- a CDS encoding nucleotidyltransferase domain-containing protein, with translation MARLRAFFAANASDLAAVYLFGSVARAAARAESDVDVAVIHLRPAPSPLDRLDTELAGRLERLLERPVEVVDLEAVPADLAHRILTDGILVLEADRSKRIAVETRQRAQYFDLQPVLNEYRRLPRAP, from the coding sequence ATGGCCCGACTCCGCGCGTTCTTCGCGGCGAACGCCAGCGACCTCGCTGCCGTCTACCTGTTCGGGAGCGTCGCTCGCGCCGCTGCGCGGGCGGAGAGCGACGTCGATGTCGCCGTGATTCACCTTCGCCCAGCTCCTAGCCCGCTCGATCGGCTGGACACCGAGCTCGCCGGTCGGCTCGAGCGCTTGCTGGAACGTCCAGTCGAGGTCGTGGACCTCGAGGCGGTTCCGGCGGACTTGGCCCACCGCATCTTGACCGACGGAATCCTCGTGCTCGAGGCCGATCGTTCGAAACGCATCGCCGTGGAGACCCGGCAGCGAGCGCAGTACTTCGATCTCCAGCCGGTTTTGAACGAGTACCGCCGGCTACCGAGGGCGCCGTGA
- a CDS encoding DUF86 domain-containing protein, whose amino-acid sequence MVAKKLAQVETYVAELRRLARPDLIATDLRERRFVEHTLQIAIQAALDVASHIVSDERLGEPRTNQALFDLLATGGWVPPETALAMRRAVGFRNVVVHGYASVDVDVVRDVVEHHLQDLLDFAEAIRLRLSAP is encoded by the coding sequence CTGGTGGCGAAGAAGCTCGCGCAGGTCGAGACCTACGTTGCCGAGCTGAGGCGTCTGGCTCGTCCGGATTTGATCGCGACGGACTTGCGCGAGCGACGCTTCGTCGAGCACACGCTGCAGATCGCGATCCAGGCTGCTCTCGATGTCGCCTCGCACATCGTTTCGGACGAACGACTCGGCGAACCCCGGACCAACCAGGCCTTGTTCGACTTGCTCGCCACCGGAGGCTGGGTGCCCCCAGAGACCGCGCTGGCCATGCGCCGGGCGGTCGGGTTCCGAAATGTAGTCGTGCACGGCTACGCATCGGTCGACGTCGACGTCGTTCGGGACGTCGTCGAGCACCATTTGCAGGACTTGCTGGACTTCGCGGAGGCGATTCGCTTGCGGCTCTCGGCGCCCTGA
- a CDS encoding alanine--glyoxylate aminotransferase family protein: MRSRLVLFTPGPVQIPQMVAEYLADPPCNYHRQEGFRTMFRTTQADLKSLLGIREPRAWSAAVLTTTGTGANEACLLALSGSGRGLIVENGFFAARLVAQASACGVEHVRLALPDDRPIDPAAVDAALAADPGLRWVYFVSHETRMGLANPTTQIGRAAARHRVLVAADVVSHAFAYPLDLEAAHIDLAVTSSAKALMGVPGLGIVFTRLAAVSRLGSSPRSYYLDLRAELEAQRRGHQPRFAQPVALHAALHAACKHLRCIGIEAHMRRIRSQMDELVLHLESLGVPAQLDPAHRSWVAVNFRLPAGLAYPAFAAQMEAEGYYLLYGIPGDHGHFQLSTLGDLEPQQVAGLKEALTRVLCGAQTHRAVAAGA, translated from the coding sequence ATGCGCTCTCGTCTCGTGCTCTTCACGCCTGGCCCGGTTCAGATCCCGCAGATGGTCGCCGAATACCTGGCGGACCCGCCCTGCAACTACCACCGACAGGAGGGGTTCCGGACGATGTTCCGCACCACGCAGGCCGACCTGAAGTCGTTGCTCGGCATCCGGGAGCCGCGCGCTTGGTCCGCCGCCGTCCTGACCACGACGGGCACCGGCGCCAACGAAGCCTGCCTGCTCGCGCTCAGCGGTAGCGGCCGCGGGTTGATCGTCGAAAACGGCTTCTTCGCTGCGCGCCTGGTGGCTCAGGCCTCGGCGTGCGGGGTGGAGCACGTCCGCCTCGCCTTGCCCGACGACCGCCCCATCGACCCCGCCGCCGTGGACGCCGCGCTGGCGGCGGATCCGGGCCTCCGTTGGGTCTACTTCGTGAGCCACGAGACGCGGATGGGTCTCGCGAATCCGACCACCCAGATCGGGCGCGCCGCCGCTCGCCACCGCGTGCTGGTCGCGGCGGACGTGGTCTCGCACGCCTTCGCCTACCCCTTGGACCTTGAAGCCGCCCACATCGACCTGGCGGTTACCTCGTCGGCCAAGGCGTTGATGGGTGTGCCCGGGCTCGGCATCGTCTTCACGCGCTTGGCAGCTGTGTCGCGGCTCGGGTCCAGCCCACGCTCGTATTACCTCGATCTCCGCGCCGAGCTCGAGGCTCAGCGACGCGGGCACCAGCCGCGCTTCGCGCAGCCGGTGGCCCTGCACGCAGCGCTGCACGCAGCCTGCAAGCACCTGCGTTGCATCGGCATCGAGGCTCACATGCGGCGCATTCGCTCGCAAATGGACGAGCTCGTGCTGCACCTCGAGTCGCTGGGCGTTCCCGCCCAGCTCGACCCGGCGCACCGCTCCTGGGTGGCGGTGAACTTCCGCCTGCCGGCCGGGCTCGCCTACCCGGCGTTCGCGGCGCAAATGGAAGCGGAGGGCTACTACCTGCTCTACGGCATCCCGGGTGACCACGGGCATTTCCAGCTCAGCACCCTCGGCGATCTCGAGCCGCAGCAGGTGGCCGGGCTGAAAGAGGCGCTGACCCGCGTGCTCTGCGGCGCCCAGACGCACCGAGCCGTCGCGGCCGGAGCGTAG